The Acinonyx jubatus isolate Ajub_Pintada_27869175 chromosome D1, VMU_Ajub_asm_v1.0, whole genome shotgun sequence genome includes a window with the following:
- the LOC106986187 gene encoding olfactory receptor 5F1, which translates to MSGENDTSLEGFILLGLADTMELQIILFLLFFGIYALTVLGNVGMILLIGTDSRLHTPMYFFLANLSFVDVCYSPAITPKMLADLLSETKTISFAGCFLQLYFFIALATTEAILFGLMAYDRYVAICNPLLYSLIMSRTACRKMAAGAFTAGFLNSMVNTSYVGSLPFCGSNVIHHFFCDSPPLFRLSCSDTHLTEGIISTFAGANLAGTLLIILTSYSYILFSVFHMHSGQGRHKAVSTCASHLTAITLFYATAIYTYLRPSSSYSLGQDKVASVFYTVVIPMLNPLIYSLRNEEVKKALWNFTTRRRIPPFV; encoded by the coding sequence ATGAGCGGCGAGAACGACACTTCGCTGGAGGGGTTCATCCTGTTGGGATTAGCAGACACCATGGAGCTACAGATCatcctctttctgcttttctttgggATTTACGCCCTTACAGTTTTGGGGAATGTTGGGATGATCCTCTTAATCGGCACTGATTCCCGACTTCACACacccatgtatttcttcctggCTAACCTGTCCTTTGTGGATGTTTGTTATTCCCCTGCCATCACCCCAAAGATGCTGGCAGACTTACTGTCAGAGACGAAAACCATCTCCTTCGCAGGCTGCTTCCTGCAATTGTACTTCTTTATCGCCTTGGCCACAACCGAAGCCATCCTCTTTGGCTTAATGGCCTATGACCGTTACGTGGCCATATGCAACCCCCTCCTTTACTCCTTGATCATGTCCAGGACAGCCTGCCGCAAAATGGCAGCAGGGGCTTTTACCGCAGGATTCTTGAACTCCATGGTTAACACGAGTTATGTAGGCAGCTTGCCATTCTGTGGTTCCAATGTCATTCACCACTTCTTCTGTGACAGCCCTCCACTCTTTAGGCTCTCATGCTCTGACACACACCTTACCGAGGGTATCATTTCCACGTTTGCTGGTGCGAATCTGGCCGGGACTCTGCTGATCATCCTCACCTCCTACTCCtacattctcttctctgtcttccacaTGCATTCAGGGCAGGGGAGGCACAAAGCCGTCTCCACGTGTGCCTCTCACTTGACAGCGATAACTCTGTTCTATGCCACCGCCATCTATACCTATCTGAGACCTAGTTCCAGCTACTCCTTGGGTCAGGACAAAGTGGCTTCTGTGTTCTACACAGTAGTGATCCCCATGTTAAATCCTCTGATCTATAGCCTCAGGAATGAGGAAGTAAAGAAGGCTTTATGGAATTTCACTACCAGGAGGAGGATCCCTCCATTTGTCTGA